The Glycine max cultivar Williams 82 chromosome 12, Glycine_max_v4.0, whole genome shotgun sequence genome window below encodes:
- the LOC100500390 gene encoding 50S ribosomal protein L9, chloroplastic, which yields MASALSSLSSTSSSLLQHSFTGNSKAPITQFPNKSARFSVFAQKKAKKLRKIILKEDVTDVGKQGQLLDVRAGFFRNYLLPMGKAQLVTPQLLKEMKIEEERIEAEKRRVKEEAQQLALIFETVGAFKVKRKGGKGKQIFGSVTAQDLVDIIKAQLQREVDKRIVDLPEIRETGEYIAELKLHPEVTARVRVNVFAN from the exons ATGGCGTCAGCattatcttctctctcttccacGTCTTCTTCACTGTTGCAGCACAGTTTCACCGGTAACTCGAAGGCTCCTATTACTCAATTCCCCAACAAAAGTGCGCGCTTTTCGGTCTTCGCTCAAAAGAAGGCAAAGAAACTTCGGAAG ATAATTTTGAAGGAAGATGTGACTGATGTAGGAAAGCAAGGGCAACTTCTTGATGTGAGGGCTGGCTTTTTCAGAAATTACCTGCTTCCCATGGGAAAGGCACAACTTGTTACTCCCCAGCTACTCAA GGAAATGAAGATAGAAGAGGAAAGAATTGAGGCTGAGAAAAGACGG GTAAAAGAAGAGGCACAACAACTTGCTCTAATTTTTGAAACTGTTGGGGCTTTCAAGGTGAAGCGTAAAGGTGgtaaaggaaaacaaatttttgGAAG TGTAACTGCTCAAGATCTTGTTGACATAATCAAGGCACAACTTCAAAG GGAGGTGGACAAGAGAATTGTTGATCTTCCAGAGATCAGGGAAACAGGAGAATATATTGCAGAGTTAAAGCTTCACCCAGAAGTTACAGCTAGAGTGAGGGTGAATGTTTTTGCTAACTAA
- the LOC100784752 gene encoding superoxide dismutase [Cu-Zn], chloroplastic, whose protein sequence is MQLAVAANAVVSPSPFRPHPLLRSSFSGVSVKLTPQSITFSRLKPLTVFAATKKAVAVLKGTSAVEGVATLIQEDDGPTTVSVSITGLTPGLHGFHLHEYGDTTNGCISTGAHFNPNNLTHGAPEDEVRHAGDLGNIVANAEGVAEATIVDNQIPLSGPNSVVGRALVVHELEDDLGKGGHELSLTTGNAGGRLACGVVGLTPA, encoded by the exons ATGCAGCTAGCTGTGGCGGCCAACGCTGTCGTTTCACCGTCGCCGTTCCGACCTCATCCCCTTCTCCGGTCATCCTTCTCCGGCGTCTCCGTTAAGCTCACTCCCCAATCCATAACGTTTTCACGCTTGAAGCCCCTCACCGTCTTCGCCGCCACCAAGAAGGCCGTCGCTGTCCTCAAGGGGACCTCCGCCGTCGAAGGCGTCGCCACTCTCATCCAAGAAGACGATG GCCCGACGACAGTTTCTGTTAGCATCACTGGCCTTACTCCGGGGCTTCATGGTTTTCACCTA CATGAGTATGGTGATACCACAAATGGGTGTATATCAACAG GAGCACATTTTAATCCTAATAACTTGACACATGGTGCTCCTGAGGATGAAGTCCGTCATGCGGGTGACCTGGGAAACATAGTTGCTAATGCAGAGG GGGTTGCAGAGGCTACAATTGTGGATAATCAG ATACCACTCTCTGGCCCTAATTCAGTAGTTGGAAGAGCCTTGGTGGTCCATGAGCTTGAGGATGACCTTGGAAAGG GTGGGCATGAACTCAGTTTGACAACTGGAAATGCTGGTGGAAGATTAGCGTGtg GTGTGGTTGGTTTGACTCCAGCATAA
- the LOC100785286 gene encoding zinc finger protein ZAT5, producing MEGLDSNNSTHNSIAKGKRTKRMRLLSPCGVIVAAITTTTTVTSSTSSANSGASSTTTYESEEEDMANCLILLAQGGESRHHPRHDKQQVEDHGLENCDDGAIKTEEKGNSSNVNTTTAATTTAANNNTKVGFYIYECKTCNRTFPSFQALGGHRASHKKPKLAAEEKKQPLPPSPLPPPTPSQLQHMIVTNYDRFEEGSVKSGPPISLQLGNNGNNNKGKIHECSICGSEFTSGQALGGHMRRHRASTNANNVVDTTSCNTVITTTITAVPPRNILQLDLNLPAPEDDLREAKFQFTATSQVLVGTPALVDCHY from the coding sequence ATGGAAGGGTTGGATTCTAATAATTCTACCCACAACAGCATAGCCAAGGGCAAACGCACTAAGAGGATGAGGCTTTTGTCCCCTTGCGGTGTCATCGTTGCtgccatcaccaccaccaccaccgtcACCTCGAGCACTTCGAGTGCTAATTCGGGTGCCTCGTCCACCACAACCTACGAGAGCGAAGAGGAGGACATGGCGAATTGTTTGATTCTCTTGGCCCAAGGAGGGGAATCTCGTCATCATCCTCGTCACGACAAGCAACAAGTTGAAGATCATGGTCTTGAGAATTGTGATGATGGTGCCATCAAGACAGAAGAAAAGGGTAACAGCAGCAACGTTAACACTACCACCGCCGCAACAACAACTGCTGCTAATAATAATACCAAAGTTGGTTTCTATATTTATGAGTGCAAAACGTGTAACCGAACCTTCCCTTCGTTTCAAGCACTGGGTGGACATAGGGCGAGTCACAAGAAGCCCAAACTCGCGGCTGAAGAGAAAAAACAACCACTGCCACCGTCACCGCTACCACCGCCAACACCGTCTCAATTGCAACACATGATTGTTACCAATTATGATCGGTTTGAGGAGGGTAGCGTTAAAAGTGGTCCTCCAATTTCCCTTCAATTGGGTAATAATGGAAACAACAACAAGGGTAAGATTCACGAGTGTTCCATTTGTGGCTCTGAATTCACATCAGGACAAGCATTGGGTGGACACATGAGGAGGCATAGGGCATCCACAAACGCCAACAATGTTGTTGACACAACAAGTTGTAACACtgtcatcaccaccaccattaCCGCGGTTCCACCGAGGAATATTTTGCAATTGGATCTTAACCTCCCGGCACCGGAGGATGATCTCCGAGAGGCTAAATTCCAATTTACAGCAACAAGTCAGGTGCTGGTTGGTACTCCGGCTTTGGTGGATTGTCATTATTAA